The region TCCCTATATCAAGTGTCCATGTTAGATGAATACTGTCATGCCTACTTAAAGTGCAGTTATTTTCGAGTGGAGAGGCCACCTCACCATCAAAAGAAACACATATCAATTGCCTATCGGAGCTGCTATTTGCTTAGTGTTTATATTTTCCTGTACTGATGAGTGATGCCTGATTTGTTACATATGTCTGAGTATGATTCAGTTATATGATTTTGTGCTATATTAGTTTATAGTTTTCACCAGTATTTATTTGTCTACCAGTACTGTTTATCGAaaaaggtcacgggttcaagtcctggaaacagcctcttgcagaaatgtagggaaaggctgcgtacaatagacccaaagtggtcggacccttccccggaccctgcgcaagcgggagctacatgcaccggggctGCCCTTTTTTACTGTTTATCGAAAACCGCTCTTTCCATCAGCAGTTAACTGACTTCAGATATTTTATTAGTGTAATTCAATGTGATGTTTTGTTCAAGCATACCAATAAATGCTCACACTTTTGGGCTATTTTCCTAAGCTGCTGACTTTTCTTTTGATATTACCTGACCAAGTGTAAACGGAGCTCTCCCAAAGTTGTTTATACCTATAAATTTCTGCAAACATGTGCCCCTTATACTCTTAAGTAAAACCCACAATGTTGTCTATATGAGTATATCCTTCATATAGTTTGCATTATCCTCTAGTGTTCATGCTGTACATTATGCATTATAGCTTGAGGTTAATAATTCTTTGCATATGCTGTACATTGTGCTACTGTATACTATTGATACAATAGCATGCACCGGTTAGATGTCTATTTGCTAAAATCCCCTTAACTAATATTTAGAGTTAAAATGTTGCATATACAATTAACTGTGCTAGCATGTACTATCTCAAAATTTAAATGTTTATTGCGTGTTGCTCAAATGATATATTTTTGAGCTGGAGTTATTTTGATTGGTGTAACATTATAATTTAGTAAATTAAGCTCTGCGTGCATATCAACCATTTTACTATGGCATGATATTTTTAACAGTGCTGTTACCACTGAATCCTAATCTACAAAACATATATGCCTACCTCTGCTGACCTGCCTTGGCTACATATTTGTTATATTTTATTGAGTTTTCTGTTTATCTGCTAAGCCATTCAAATGTTTATTTTGGCAGCAGCTAGTTCTAGCTAAAATTATGCATTTCAGTGCATGTTCTTTCTTTCTACGTGCTGCTCTTCTGACTATTGACTTTCAGGCTATTGAGAGAAGCCGCTTAAGGATTGCTGCAGCTCGGCAGCAAAGTGAAACGTCTGAGCAATCTCCGCAACCTGCGAACTTGACGACTCCGGTACCAGCAGAGCAGGGCACTCCTCATTCTACTGAAGCTCAGGACTCCCAAGCTATCGCCTCTGGTTCTGGCTTAACTGAAATGGTTGCAAACCCTGCACCTAGCCAGGCAGAGCACAGCTTCAAGGTCTATTCTTCGCCATCCAAGAGCTCACAGAAGACTCCAACCAAACCCATCGATCCAGCGCTTGCTGATCTCATGGAGAAGAAACTGACCAGCTCAATAGAGCAAATCGAGAAGATGGTGAAGAAGAACCAGAAGAAGGCCGCTCAGCCTTCCAAGAGGGCCAACCAGAGGCGCACTCTCATGTCCATGCGATGAGTTGAGTACTCTGCTTCACTGCAGGGAGAGGAGAAAGTCCATCTCAGACTAGTCCTCCAGCCCGCCGTGTCTGCTGCTTTCTTAGCCGCTATCCTGACCAGTCAATCCTGCTCTTCTTCTGTCTGCCCTTCACCCCAAGACTTACCATAGCATGTTATGATAAGATGGGGATCCGTGGTTCTCTGCTTGAGGGCCTGGGATTATCTCGGTTGTTGGTTCTCTGCTTGAGGATCTGGGATTATGGGGCCGGCCTGTTGGTTCCCTCTGCTTGAGGGTCTAGGATTAGCAACTCTGCTAGTGTCAGGTTAATGCTACTGCAGTAGAACTGTGTCGTGTACTCTAGCACGCAGCCTAACAAATCTTGTTTTGTGCTGTAATTTCAGTACCATAAACCATTGCTATACGGTAGCTTTATCATGGTTTCTGTATTTCTAGTCTCAAATGTTTCTGTTTAGCTATGGCATTTCTTACAGATGATTTCCATGCTCATTAAGATTCATTTTTGTTGCCGTACCAAAAAAGGTACCAGAAGCTTATATATTTCATTGTATTTTTGCATAAAATTTGGTTCTGTTTCTCCATGATTTGAGCAGCTGGAGGTCACTCATATTCTTTTACTCGTGCATGCTTGCTTAGGAGCAGCAGTTTGCCTGTCTTAATCAGTGGATCCATTTGCGCGAGTTAAAATGCCAGCTCCAATAAAGCATATATAATTGGTCAAAGATATAGCTCGAAGGAGTGAAACCAGGGCCCAAAAGACCCTGAACTGCTTCTATTTTTCAAACTGGCATTATCCCTAATGATAACATGAACCATGGCGTTGTTAGTAGGACATGATGCAATTTTGAAAGTTAACTAGTACAGTAACTAGTAGTACAATCTATTCGTCAAAGGGAGCAACCAGAATACCAGATCCATAAGGCTCAAAGTGTTGacattcctttttttctttgctGAACCATGGAAAGGCATGAGGGTCATTATACAAGTTCCCATTGCAATTGACTCGATATACTCATCTTACATCACTCTTCTTCTTTATTACCTTCACCCTCCTGTCTAAGAAAACCGATGGAGGCACACACTCACGCCAGCTTTCCCCTGCAATTGTACTGCACCAGAATTCATGGTCTAGACTTCACAAATGCTTCAAGCTGAAGTAAGAACTTCAAGGACAAGTCGACAACAGCAAGAAAGTTTACTTTCCTCCTCTTGCTGGTAACAAAAAGGTGGACACACGCAGCCACAGAGGGCACTCACATTGAGAGCCACATACAACCAAAGAAGATGTTGACCGACTTGTCCGCCGTGTTTGCTGGCCTCGCCGATCATCGCCATACCCCTCGCCTTCCATGCACAAGTGGCACCAGTGAGAGTGGAGGACTACAAGGTCAAGGACTCGATACCACCTCCACAGTCCACACACCATTGGGAGCAATGGCCGTCCAGAGGTGGCCAAGAAGGCCTCCGAATAAGGAGGGGCATCGTATCAACAAGTTGTCCAGAACCATGAGATATGTGTCCAAGCGTATCAGATGAGGAGTTTCCAAAACCTGCAACATGATAAGTGACATAAATAAACAAAAGTTCACAAGTTCTCAATACATTCAATCAAGGAGAAAGCACACAATATTATATATAAATTCAATTCTGACAGTTTAACATGAGTTTGTCTATAATTCAGTTCCAGTGGTATGCAATTGAGTGATAATTCAAACAACACTAAACATGAAACAACAATTTCAAGACCGAATTGTCTTGAGTGATTATTTGGAGTATGTAACCGGTAAGTAAACAACAAGAAGAGACCTGCGGATAAGGAGCAAGTACCTGTCAACTAAACAGTAGCATATCTGCTTTCCATTACTGAATCTGCCTTCAAAGAGCTGGACAATCAAGCAGCTAGTAATAAACATAGAAGATACAGTTTAGACCGAGAAATAGAGCTCACCTAACCACATTGTAAATTCCAAACCAAATAGTACTACAGTACCAAAAAAAACTATGCAACGAACAGAAAATTAAGATAGTGCTGGTAAATTTTTTAATCTGGAAGAGAACCACTCGGGCTCTCGCGACCGCGTCGCCCCCGGGGGCGACCGGCCGCGCCCTAGTTCCTCCTCCGCCAGCTCTCCCTCACTCCCCCCTCCCCGCCGCTGTCGCCGGCGTGCGCCGCCGGGCCTGGCCCGGGCGACGCTGGTGGCGGCGGCCCCCGGCCATTCTCCTCTCGGTTGCTCTCCGACGCGGGGCGGAGGGCGCCGGAGGGTGCTCCCTAGGTGGCGGGGCTTCCTGGCGCGGCACGGGAGATCGGCTGGACGGCGGCGTCGCCGTTGGCGCGGGGTGGTGCGGCCTGGCGGcgcccgctcggcccagatctgggcccttcgggccccatctgggtctgggCGGGCCGACGGCGGGGCGGGTTGGCGGCGTGGCTTCCAGGAGGCGGGGGAGCGGCGATGGGCGTTGGGGGTTGGCGGTGCTGGCGCCGCCCTGCTGCAGCGTGGCCGACAGGGCTTAGCGGGCCCGATTCGGGTCTGGCCAGGCCAGGGGTGTCCTGGTATGCCCTGCTGCTGCGTCCGGACGGCGACCGCGACGGTGCTGGAGGCACGAGCCTCCTGCACGACAGCGGAGGAGGTGGTTCCCTCCCCGCGGCTATGGCGCTGCTGCTCCCGTCAACCAACGCCTCCTCTCCTCGTTCTTTTGGCCTCGTGGTGGTGATCTCAGTGACACGGCGTGGGTGGCGTTGCGACCACGGTGGCGCATGCTGGTGGGCGGCGAGCTGGTTGGTTAGCTTCGATCCGATTGGGCGGTGGGGTCTGGAGttgggagaaatccttgccgggTCTTCCGGCTACGATACGGTGACGCCTGCAGGTGCCACCATTCCTCCCTGGAGGGTGTCGGTGGTCTTCATTCCCCTCTACCCTCCGcgtgccgggggaaaccctaggacacgtCCGGGCAGCAACGTCGTCGGCGTCGCATTCCTTcctggaggtgctgcttggtacgcgGAGGATCGGAGCCTAGGATTGTGGTGGGTAGATTTTGGAGGGCGCAGCGGTAGTGGGTCATCCGCGCTTTGTCGAGCTGCCGGTGTTGgcattgtttcttcttctttttctttggcttGTTGTGCTACTCGCCCCAGCGTATGCTATGTAATAGGTGTTGGTGCTTTGgaatataaagcggggggaaaccctttttcggcaaTTTTTTTATTCTTTCATTCATGCACATGAGATGCCTGGGAAACAAATCTAGTGAAAGAGGACCTTCTTTTATAACCAACTAAATTTCCATTCAAAGCGAAGGATGCTGTCAAGACACATCAAAGAGAACAAATAATTACCTCCCTAGGAATTGCTACATCACACATCTACAGGGTCTTCATGGTGTTTACCAGTGCAATGCTGTGCACAGGACTGCGGAAAGCTTAAACATAGGTGGTTTGTTATATACTGAAGAAGAGAGCTCTAGATGATGCTTGCTCCTCTTTTTTCTGGAATAAAGCTCTTTAAATCTTCTGGAGCATTTGATTCTAATGACACTATAATCAACACTATATATGAAGTTGCTGGACTTTTAAGGTAGCGGGGAACGAAAATACCTGCCAATTCATGAGCTCACTTATATCATCAATTCCTTTGATGCTGCAACCATCAAAGTTGCTCGATTTTGTATACATGATTAGTAGAACTGATCTTGGTGATCGTGGGTGATACATTTCAAGAACAATCCCAGCTCATTTCCTACTACCAAAAAAGCAATCAGAAGTTCTGAACCATCCATCTGTGTAATTTTGTGACCTACAAGTTGAAAAACCTCACATGGCACGCCTAGTGCCTTCGTAGGCCCTTCCGCTGCTTGATCTTGGCAAACTTTGAAGCAACTAAACAGAACAAAGTGACTGCGCACCCAAAGTTTGAGCTTCATTTCCTTAGATTGTTGGGAAAAGAAAACGACCATATTGAATATGTTAAGAGTACACAATATAAACTAACAGACCAACTGGATTATTCAAATAAAAGGCCGCATAGTTTAGTGCCAATTTGCAATTGTTTCCTCACTTTTTTTTTTGCATTTGTTTAGTTGTTTT is a window of Triticum dicoccoides isolate Atlit2015 ecotype Zavitan chromosome 2B, WEW_v2.0, whole genome shotgun sequence DNA encoding:
- the LOC119364589 gene encoding protein POLYCHOME-like; the protein is MPEHRELKRTALTDLSGGGFFIRRVASPGALAGRRAGKPLPRRFASPSSNKENVPPVWAVKATPPRRRSPLPGWYPRTPLRDITVIVKAIERSRLRIAAARQQSETSEQSPQPANLTTPVPAEQGTPHSTEAQDSQAIASGSGLTEMVANPAPSQAEHSFKVYSSPSKSSQKTPTKPIDPALADLMEKKLTSSIEQIEKMVKKNQKKAAQPSKRANQRRTLMSMR